Proteins encoded in a region of the Gemmatimonadales bacterium genome:
- a CDS encoding ATP-binding protein, with translation MNTPARPAGPAARAGRLLAAKLWLASVICWWALGIPFSRLWWLVNPKQAHAILVCYAWQVPLVGWPGAVLLPWLLWRRVARRASEPDAARRIARYPGQVASLALAISILGAGVRAFVVHRAAALPLLEAAKMVVQGFVIGALFAAAAYLLAEGAIRKAELMRETPAMPFPARSGGVLQSVYSKVLSIAVALTLAVAAPILLYGLGQRQLMAEETLGMQLEDAVAPARSYGSLEAALAPFGPHVYGFVARRSNRFIVAGTGAGRILLSDGQSDFGAVATRSRGHFAGRDREHKVVAFNDVPSLLPDGDDAIFVAVSPMSDWREAALRSTGTAAALGGAVLIVGLVLSAMLARSIVDPLRQLHAATDRMAAGELEVGALAMAGGDEVAALARAFDAMARRVRADESDLRRAYSELAATQDRLVQTEKLAAAGRVISGVAHELNNPLAAVLNLTDELLGVETRPAAEREALEVVSVQARRARSIVRELLAFVRRREDRGAPTDVALVLERAVDGLRHEMDRTGVRVAVTIGPNLPRVYVDPVGFEQILGNLITNGAQAAGRGGAVSIVARAERNGCAVVVEDDGPGIAPDVMPHIFEPFYTTKATGQGTGLGLSVSLGIATQYHGKLEVRNRPAPERGARATLWLRAAAAETTPAAERRTVARATPADAAPTATALPALTASTVSSNGSRDATVLLVEDEPSIRFALRRYFERRGWHVDEADDGEAGLARLLGKPAQSYDVIITDLRMPGISGTEFHDRLSAERPDLFTRLVVMSGDVASPEAAALLARTDRPVIEKPFELAELEQVIRDVLG, from the coding sequence GTGAATACGCCCGCACGCCCCGCCGGCCCGGCTGCCCGGGCCGGGCGCTTGCTCGCGGCCAAGCTCTGGCTCGCGTCGGTCATCTGCTGGTGGGCGCTGGGCATCCCGTTCTCGCGGCTCTGGTGGCTGGTCAATCCGAAGCAGGCCCATGCGATTCTGGTCTGCTACGCCTGGCAGGTGCCGCTCGTGGGATGGCCGGGTGCGGTACTCCTGCCGTGGCTCCTCTGGCGCCGGGTAGCGCGGCGCGCGTCGGAGCCTGACGCGGCGCGCCGCATCGCGCGCTACCCCGGACAGGTCGCCTCGCTTGCGCTCGCCATCAGCATCCTGGGCGCGGGTGTCCGCGCCTTCGTGGTGCACCGCGCGGCGGCGTTGCCGCTGCTCGAGGCGGCAAAGATGGTCGTGCAGGGCTTCGTGATCGGTGCGCTCTTCGCGGCCGCCGCCTACCTGCTGGCCGAGGGAGCCATACGGAAGGCCGAGCTGATGCGCGAGACGCCGGCGATGCCGTTTCCCGCGCGCTCCGGCGGTGTGCTCCAATCGGTGTACAGCAAGGTGCTTTCGATCGCCGTCGCGCTGACGCTCGCGGTCGCCGCGCCGATCCTGCTCTACGGGCTGGGCCAGCGCCAGCTCATGGCCGAAGAGACGCTGGGCATGCAGCTCGAGGACGCGGTCGCGCCGGCGCGATCATACGGTAGCCTCGAGGCGGCGCTGGCGCCGTTCGGGCCCCACGTGTACGGCTTCGTCGCACGCCGCTCGAACCGATTCATTGTGGCCGGGACCGGAGCCGGCCGGATTCTGCTGAGCGATGGGCAGAGCGATTTCGGCGCGGTCGCGACCCGGAGCCGGGGCCATTTCGCGGGCCGCGACCGCGAGCACAAGGTGGTCGCGTTCAACGACGTGCCAAGCCTGCTGCCGGACGGCGATGATGCCATCTTCGTCGCCGTGTCGCCCATGAGCGACTGGCGCGAGGCCGCGCTCCGCTCCACCGGCACGGCCGCGGCGCTCGGCGGCGCCGTGCTGATCGTGGGTCTCGTACTCTCCGCGATGCTCGCGCGCAGCATCGTGGACCCGCTGCGCCAGTTGCACGCGGCCACCGATCGGATGGCCGCCGGCGAGCTCGAGGTGGGCGCGCTTGCGATGGCCGGCGGCGACGAGGTCGCGGCACTCGCACGCGCGTTCGACGCCATGGCGAGGCGGGTCCGCGCCGACGAGAGCGACCTGCGCCGCGCCTACTCCGAGCTCGCGGCCACGCAGGACCGGCTGGTGCAGACCGAGAAGCTCGCCGCCGCGGGACGGGTGATTTCAGGCGTGGCGCACGAGCTCAACAATCCGCTCGCCGCGGTCCTCAATCTTACCGACGAGCTGCTCGGGGTCGAGACCCGCCCGGCGGCAGAGCGCGAGGCACTCGAGGTGGTGTCGGTGCAGGCGCGCCGCGCCCGGAGCATCGTGCGCGAGCTGCTCGCCTTCGTGCGCCGCCGCGAAGACCGCGGCGCGCCCACCGACGTGGCCCTGGTGCTCGAGCGTGCGGTGGACGGACTCCGGCATGAGATGGACCGCACCGGTGTGCGCGTCGCCGTGACCATCGGGCCGAATCTGCCCAGGGTGTACGTGGATCCGGTCGGCTTCGAGCAGATCCTGGGCAACCTCATCACCAACGGCGCGCAGGCGGCCGGCCGCGGCGGCGCGGTGTCGATCGTCGCGCGCGCTGAACGAAACGGCTGCGCGGTCGTGGTGGAGGACGACGGGCCCGGCATTGCACCCGACGTGATGCCGCACATCTTCGAGCCGTTCTACACCACCAAAGCCACGGGCCAGGGCACCGGCCTCGGCCTCTCGGTGTCGCTCGGCATTGCAACGCAGTACCACGGCAAGCTCGAGGTAAGAAACCGCCCCGCGCCCGAGCGCGGCGCCCGCGCGACGCTCTGGCTCCGCGCCGCCGCGGCCGAAACGACGCCGGCGGCCGAGCGCAGGACAGTGGCGCGAGCCACCCCGGCCGACGCCGCGCCCACTGCTACCGCCCTTCCCGCCCTTACCGCCTCTACCGTCTCTTCCAACGGCTCCCGCGACGCCACCGTGCTGCTGGTAGAAGACGAGCCGTCGATCCGCTTCGCGCTCCGGCGTTACTTCGAGCGGCGCGGCTGGCACGTGGATGAGGCCGATGACGGCGAGGCCGGCCTCGCCCGGTTGCTCGGCAAGCCGGCCCAGTCGTACGACGTGATCATCACCGATCTCCGGATGCCCGGCATCTCGGGCACCGAGTTCCACGACCGCTTGTCGGCCGAGCGGCCCGACCTCTTCACCCGGCTCGTCGTCATGAGCGGCGACGTCGCGTCGCCGGAAGCGGCCGCACTCCTCGCCCGCACCGATCGGCCGGTGATCGAGAAGCCGTTCGAGCTGGCCGAGCTGGAGCAGGTCATCCGCGACGTGCTCGGCTGA
- a CDS encoding APC family permease, which translates to MATDARELAARRVRAVEARSTKFRRELGLVDLVLIQVLYVVGSGWVGTAAKLGPSHIVFWILAAALFYLPQAAIVIYLNRQMPLEGGLYQWVAAGFGERAGFFVAWNLWAYTILVMATFGVIVATNVSYLLGPGAAWLTGARWYTAGLGVAVVCGIMLVSVRGLSAGKWLQNAGGAAQFLTFGALIIVPFVAVRRGALAAYHPLATAAPSFTLLTLNILGKLALGAFSGFEYVAILAGECRNPARSIGRSVVVAVPLIALMFIFGTSSVLALVPAHDIDLVSPIPQALTLGFRGLGVAAYVVPALILLLLVRQVGSMTYIFAGNTRLPMVAGWDGLLPAWFTRLHPRFRTPTNSILFVGVITAALTAAANAGVGVQEAFQLLDNAAGIFYAFAYLAMFALPLAAARRLAEPPPRWLRVAAVAGFGMTLLYTVLAIFPIVDVASWWVFGGKIVAVLVAANLIGAAVYVAGRRRALVAA; encoded by the coding sequence ATGGCCACCGACGCCCGCGAGCTCGCGGCCCGCCGCGTTCGCGCGGTCGAGGCCCGGAGCACCAAGTTCCGCCGCGAGCTGGGCCTCGTGGACCTGGTGCTCATCCAGGTGCTCTACGTTGTGGGTTCGGGCTGGGTCGGCACGGCGGCCAAGCTCGGCCCGTCGCACATCGTCTTCTGGATACTCGCCGCCGCGCTGTTTTACCTGCCGCAAGCCGCCATCGTCATCTACCTCAACCGACAGATGCCGCTCGAGGGCGGGCTCTACCAGTGGGTAGCCGCCGGATTCGGCGAGCGCGCGGGCTTCTTCGTGGCGTGGAATCTCTGGGCTTATACCATCCTCGTCATGGCGACGTTCGGCGTCATCGTCGCCACCAATGTTTCCTACCTGCTCGGGCCCGGCGCCGCGTGGCTCACCGGCGCCCGGTGGTACACCGCCGGCCTCGGTGTCGCCGTCGTGTGCGGTATCATGCTGGTGTCGGTCCGGGGGCTCAGCGCGGGCAAGTGGCTGCAGAACGCGGGCGGCGCGGCGCAGTTTCTCACCTTCGGCGCGCTCATCATCGTGCCGTTCGTCGCCGTGCGCCGCGGTGCCCTTGCCGCCTACCACCCGCTCGCCACGGCGGCGCCGAGCTTCACTCTGCTCACCCTCAACATTCTCGGCAAGCTCGCGCTTGGCGCGTTCAGCGGCTTCGAGTACGTCGCCATCCTGGCCGGTGAATGCCGGAACCCGGCGCGCTCGATCGGGCGCTCGGTCGTGGTCGCCGTCCCGCTCATCGCGCTCATGTTCATCTTCGGCACGAGCAGCGTGCTGGCGCTCGTCCCCGCGCACGATATCGACCTCGTGAGCCCGATTCCGCAGGCGCTCACGCTCGGCTTTCGCGGCTTGGGTGTGGCGGCGTACGTCGTGCCCGCCCTCATCCTGCTCCTGCTGGTGCGCCAGGTGGGGAGCATGACGTACATCTTTGCCGGCAACACCCGCCTCCCGATGGTGGCCGGCTGGGACGGCCTTCTCCCCGCATGGTTCACCCGGCTGCACCCGCGCTTCCGCACACCGACCAACTCGATCCTCTTCGTCGGTGTGATTACCGCGGCGCTCACGGCCGCGGCGAATGCCGGCGTCGGCGTGCAGGAGGCGTTTCAACTGCTCGACAACGCGGCGGGAATCTTCTACGCCTTTGCCTACCTCGCGATGTTCGCCCTGCCGCTCGCGGCTGCCCGGCGTCTGGCCGAGCCGCCACCGCGTTGGCTCCGGGTGGCGGCGGTTGCCGGCTTCGGCATGACGCTGCTCTACACGGTGCTCGCGATCTTCCCGATCGTGGACGTGGCGAGCTGGTGGGTGTTCGGTGGCAAGATCGTCGCGGTGCTGGTGGCGGCGAATCTGATCGGAGCGGCAGTGTACGTAGCGGGGCGCCGCCGTGCGCTGGTGGCGGCATGA
- a CDS encoding glycosyl hydrolase — translation MPLSRCRRLLVTTAPAALAALTLLLPTPLSAQAAAPDSSVDSAADNANKGPAPFDALKFRAIGPAAGGRVARASGVAGDPLTYYAATTGGGVWKSSDGGIHWAPIFDAEPIASTGAIAVAPSDPNVVYVGSGEANIRGNVSPGNGIYKSTDAGKTWTQVWRQEGQIGTIVVHPRDPDVAYAAVLGHAFGPNPERGVYRTRDGGRTWEQILKKNPDTGASDVALDPSNPNIVFAGLWQARRRPWELTSGGPGSGLYMSRDGGDTWTHLVGKGLPGGIWGKVGVRVAPSDGRRVYALIEADSGGLFRSDDGGSSWSRVSGHHVLRQRAWYYTTLTIDPGDPDVVWFPQVNLLKTIDGGHTIVSVKGPHHGDHHDIWIDPLNPARVISGNDGGVDITSDGGEHWFAPPLPISQFYHVAVDNAVPYGVSGAMQDIATGAGPSNSLSRSGIRPSDWHQAGGGEAGYTAPEPDDANVLYAGEYGGYITRYDQRTRQARVVGIYPDNPSGHGGEDLEYRFQWTAPIATSPHDPRVVYHAANVLFKSTDGGEHWTKISPDLTRNDKSKEHWSGGPITGDNTGVEVYCTIFAVAESPVEAGLIWVGSDDGLVHLTRDGGTTWTDVTRNVPGLPEWGTVNSIEPSPFAAGTAYLVADAHRLDDMHPYLWRTDDYGRSWRRITRGLAPDAYLHAVREDPTHRGLLYLGTERGVMLSRDGGASWQPLKLGLPTVAVHDLKVKDNDLVLATHGRSLWIFDDLTPIRAMSPSIAASDAYLFAPEPTIRWRWHDEPDELGAMANPPRGAIINYFLKDKPKDEIRLEILDAHGQVVRTLKSTAEPADYAEDDPDEPTDPRKPALATAPGAERAVWDLAYEGARKIPGAKLDAGDPTAGPTALPGTYTVRLVVDGKSYTQPLVIRPDPRVTVSEADLAAQLTFGLTVRDAISRVADAVKAVRSVRRQIDDRIELWRTNSKAAPLITRADTLGARLDSLEAKLHNPRAKVVYDILAQRGGAKLYSRLAPLYTWATETDGAPTQGMREVFAEESKELEALEAELHGPVATELAALNAEARELGLGDIAVPASAGATVSR, via the coding sequence ATGCCGCTTTCCCGATGTCGGCGCCTGCTCGTCACCACCGCGCCGGCCGCCCTCGCCGCGCTCACGCTTCTCCTTCCCACGCCCCTTTCCGCGCAGGCCGCCGCGCCCGACAGCTCGGTCGACAGCGCCGCCGACAACGCCAACAAGGGGCCCGCGCCGTTCGATGCGCTCAAGTTCCGCGCGATCGGACCCGCGGCGGGCGGCCGGGTGGCGCGCGCCTCGGGCGTCGCTGGCGATCCGCTGACCTATTACGCGGCGACCACGGGTGGCGGCGTCTGGAAATCCTCGGACGGCGGCATCCACTGGGCCCCGATTTTCGACGCCGAGCCGATCGCGTCCACCGGTGCGATCGCCGTGGCGCCGTCGGACCCGAACGTGGTGTACGTCGGATCGGGTGAGGCCAACATCCGCGGCAACGTGTCGCCGGGCAACGGGATCTACAAATCGACCGACGCCGGCAAGACGTGGACGCAGGTATGGCGGCAGGAAGGGCAGATCGGCACCATCGTGGTGCACCCGCGCGATCCCGACGTCGCGTACGCCGCCGTGCTCGGCCATGCCTTCGGCCCGAACCCGGAGCGCGGGGTCTATCGCACCCGCGACGGCGGGCGCACCTGGGAGCAGATCCTCAAGAAGAATCCCGACACCGGCGCCTCCGACGTGGCGCTCGATCCCTCCAACCCCAACATCGTCTTTGCCGGACTGTGGCAGGCGCGCCGGCGGCCGTGGGAGCTCACGAGCGGCGGCCCCGGCAGCGGGCTCTACATGTCGCGCGACGGCGGCGACACCTGGACGCATCTCGTGGGCAAGGGCCTTCCCGGCGGCATCTGGGGCAAGGTGGGCGTGCGTGTCGCGCCCTCGGACGGACGCCGAGTGTACGCGCTCATCGAGGCGGATTCGGGCGGGCTCTTCCGCTCGGATGACGGCGGCTCGAGCTGGAGCCGCGTGAGCGGGCACCACGTGTTGCGCCAGCGGGCGTGGTACTACACCACGCTCACGATCGACCCCGGCGACCCCGACGTGGTGTGGTTTCCCCAGGTGAACCTGCTCAAGACGATCGACGGCGGCCACACGATCGTCTCGGTCAAGGGCCCGCACCATGGCGACCATCACGACATCTGGATCGATCCGCTCAACCCCGCACGGGTCATCAGCGGCAACGACGGCGGCGTCGACATCACCAGCGATGGCGGCGAGCACTGGTTCGCGCCGCCGCTTCCGATCTCGCAGTTCTATCATGTGGCGGTGGACAACGCGGTGCCGTACGGCGTCTCCGGCGCGATGCAGGACATCGCCACCGGCGCGGGCCCGAGCAACAGCCTGAGCCGGAGCGGCATCCGCCCTTCCGACTGGCACCAGGCGGGCGGCGGCGAGGCGGGCTACACCGCGCCCGAGCCCGACGACGCCAACGTGCTCTACGCCGGCGAGTACGGCGGCTATATCACCCGCTACGACCAGCGCACGCGGCAGGCGCGCGTCGTCGGCATCTATCCGGACAACCCGTCCGGCCACGGCGGCGAGGATCTCGAGTATCGATTCCAGTGGACCGCGCCGATCGCCACCAGTCCGCACGATCCGCGCGTCGTCTATCACGCGGCCAACGTGCTGTTCAAGTCCACCGACGGCGGCGAGCACTGGACCAAGATCAGTCCCGACCTCACCCGCAACGACAAGAGCAAGGAGCACTGGTCGGGCGGGCCGATCACGGGCGATAACACCGGCGTCGAGGTGTACTGCACCATCTTCGCGGTGGCGGAGTCGCCGGTCGAGGCGGGACTCATCTGGGTCGGCAGCGATGATGGGCTCGTGCACCTCACGCGCGACGGGGGCACCACGTGGACCGACGTCACCCGCAACGTGCCCGGCCTCCCCGAATGGGGCACGGTCAATTCGATCGAGCCGTCGCCGTTCGCGGCGGGCACCGCCTACCTCGTGGCGGATGCGCACCGGCTCGACGACATGCACCCGTATCTCTGGCGCACCGACGACTACGGGCGGAGCTGGCGCCGGATCACCCGCGGGCTCGCACCCGACGCGTACCTGCACGCCGTGCGCGAGGACCCGACACACCGCGGCCTCCTCTACCTCGGCACCGAGCGCGGCGTCATGCTCTCGCGCGACGGCGGCGCATCGTGGCAGCCGCTCAAGCTCGGCCTCCCGACGGTGGCGGTGCACGATCTCAAGGTGAAGGACAACGACCTGGTGCTCGCGACCCACGGCCGCTCGCTCTGGATCTTCGACGATCTCACGCCCATCCGCGCGATGTCACCATCAATCGCGGCGTCGGACGCGTATCTCTTCGCGCCGGAGCCCACCATCCGCTGGCGCTGGCACGACGAGCCCGACGAGCTCGGCGCGATGGCCAACCCTCCGCGCGGGGCGATCATCAATTACTTCCTGAAGGACAAGCCGAAGGACGAGATCCGCCTCGAGATTCTCGACGCCCACGGCCAGGTGGTCCGCACGCTCAAGAGCACGGCGGAGCCCGCCGACTACGCCGAAGATGATCCCGATGAGCCGACCGATCCGCGGAAGCCGGCGCTCGCCACGGCGCCGGGCGCGGAGCGCGCGGTGTGGGACCTGGCGTACGAGGGCGCACGAAAGATCCCCGGCGCCAAGCTCGATGCCGGCGATCCGACGGCGGGTCCGACGGCGCTGCCCGGCACCTACACGGTGCGGCTCGTGGTGGACGGGAAGAGCTACACCCAGCCACTCGTGATCCGGCCCGACCCGCGAGTGACGGTGTCCGAGGCCGACCTCGCGGCGCAATTGACGTTCGGCCTCACGGTGCGGGACGCGATCTCGCGGGTGGCCGACGCGGTGAAGGCGGTGCGGTCGGTGCGGCGCCAGATCGACGATCGCATCGAGCTGTGGCGCACGAATTCCAAGGCCGCTCCGCTCATTACCCGCGCCGACACGCTCGGCGCGCGGCTCGATTCACTCGAGGCAAAGCTGCACAATCCCCGTGCCAAGGTTGTCTACGACATCCTCGCGCAGCGGGGCGGGGCGAAGCTCTACTCGCGGCTTGCGCCACTGTACACGTGGGCCACCGAGACGGACGGCGCGCCCACGCAAGGGATGCGTGAGGTGTTCGCCGAGGAATCGAAGGAGCTGGAGGCGCTCGAGGCGGAGCTGCACGGGCCGGTGGCGACCGAGCTTGCGGCGCTCAACGCCGAGGCGCGCGAGCTCGGGCTCGGAGACATTGCAGTTCCCGCGTCGGCCGGAGCGACGGTGAGCCGGTAG
- a CDS encoding xanthine dehydrogenase family protein molybdopterin-binding subunit produces the protein MSGARRTTREPRQTSGAIGQPLSRVDGRAKVTGSASYAAEFDLPGLVHAALVMSTVPRGRITAIDTAAAERADGVHAVITHLNAPKLPYRPLEKRPSVDPESGEQLRVFQGPEVLFSGQPVGVVVADTVEQARHAAALVRVSYETSEAATVFAPSHGRPPSEATAKARQPGDAHRGDADRAFAECPVTVDATYVQPREHHNPIELHVTVASWEGGQLTLYDKTQWVDNDRSEIAHVFGIPEDHIRVISPFVGGAFGSALRTWPHVTVAALAAREVGRPVRLELTRREMYTSTGFRPRTEQRVALGARRDGTLAALIQEVTAQTSTYEEYAEEVLDPPRTAYACANVRTRYRFVDLNTNTPCPMRGPGSVTGVLALEIAMDELAVTLRMDPVELRLRNYAERDEHKDLPWSSKELRACYHLAAERFGWDHRTPEPRSMRDGGSLVGYGMATAIYPARRRAASASATLFADGTALVRSAASDMGPGTYTSMTQVAADALGLPLDRVRFELGDTEYPEAPVHGGSITMASVGSAVRAACEAVRDKARALEGASLRDHGLDRLEASAHVEPGDESEHFSTYSFGAIFAEVRVDPDLGTVRVPRMVGAYDVGRVINPKTAHSQCIGGMVGGIGMALFEEAAWDPRFGRVMNANLAEYLVPVNADVPALEALFVASDDRRLSELGSKGLAELAICGVAPAIVNAVYHATGKRVRELPVTPDKLVSLRPPMTQSITPANPAASDMGVPGRNLDQRLDEALKQTFPASDPVAVRIE, from the coding sequence CTCGTGCATGCTGCGCTCGTCATGAGCACGGTGCCCCGGGGGCGTATCACGGCCATTGACACCGCCGCCGCCGAGCGCGCCGACGGCGTGCACGCCGTCATCACCCATCTCAACGCGCCGAAGCTTCCCTACCGTCCGCTCGAGAAGCGCCCCTCGGTGGACCCCGAGTCGGGCGAGCAGCTCCGCGTCTTCCAGGGACCCGAGGTGCTCTTCAGCGGCCAGCCGGTCGGCGTCGTCGTGGCCGATACCGTCGAGCAGGCGCGGCACGCCGCTGCGCTCGTCCGCGTGAGTTACGAGACCTCCGAAGCCGCAACCGTGTTCGCCCCGAGCCACGGCCGGCCACCGAGCGAAGCCACCGCCAAGGCGCGCCAACCCGGTGACGCTCACCGCGGCGACGCCGACCGCGCCTTTGCCGAGTGCCCGGTCACGGTGGACGCGACGTACGTGCAGCCGCGCGAGCACCACAACCCGATTGAGCTGCACGTGACGGTCGCCTCGTGGGAGGGCGGCCAGCTCACGCTCTACGACAAGACCCAGTGGGTGGACAACGACCGCTCCGAGATCGCGCATGTGTTCGGGATTCCCGAAGATCACATCCGCGTGATCTCGCCGTTCGTGGGCGGCGCGTTCGGCTCCGCGCTCCGCACCTGGCCGCACGTCACCGTCGCGGCGCTCGCGGCGCGCGAGGTGGGCCGGCCGGTCCGCCTCGAGCTCACTCGGCGCGAGATGTACACCTCCACCGGCTTCCGCCCTCGCACCGAGCAACGGGTGGCCCTCGGCGCCCGGCGCGACGGCACTCTCGCCGCGCTCATCCAGGAGGTGACCGCGCAGACTTCGACCTACGAGGAGTACGCGGAAGAGGTGCTCGACCCGCCGCGCACCGCGTACGCCTGCGCCAACGTGCGCACCCGCTATCGCTTCGTCGATCTCAACACGAATACGCCCTGCCCCATGCGCGGCCCCGGCTCCGTTACCGGTGTGCTGGCGCTCGAGATCGCGATGGACGAACTGGCCGTAACGCTCCGGATGGATCCGGTCGAGCTCCGCCTCAGGAACTACGCCGAGCGCGACGAGCACAAGGACCTGCCGTGGTCGAGCAAGGAGCTGCGCGCGTGTTATCACCTGGCGGCGGAGCGATTCGGGTGGGACCACCGCACGCCGGAGCCGCGCTCGATGCGCGACGGCGGGAGTCTCGTCGGTTACGGCATGGCGACGGCGATCTATCCGGCCCGCCGACGCGCCGCGTCAGCGTCGGCCACGCTTTTTGCCGACGGCACCGCGCTCGTCCGGAGCGCCGCGTCCGACATGGGTCCCGGCACCTACACCTCGATGACCCAGGTGGCCGCCGACGCGCTCGGCCTGCCGCTCGACCGCGTGCGCTTCGAGCTGGGCGACACCGAGTATCCCGAGGCGCCGGTACACGGCGGCTCGATCACGATGGCGAGCGTGGGGAGCGCGGTGCGCGCCGCGTGCGAAGCGGTGCGCGACAAGGCGCGGGCGCTCGAGGGTGCCTCGCTCCGCGACCACGGCCTCGACCGGCTCGAGGCCAGCGCGCATGTCGAGCCGGGCGATGAGTCGGAGCATTTCTCCACCTACTCTTTCGGTGCCATCTTCGCCGAAGTGCGGGTGGACCCTGACCTCGGCACAGTGCGCGTGCCCCGCATGGTAGGCGCGTACGACGTAGGCCGCGTGATCAACCCGAAGACGGCGCACAGCCAGTGCATCGGCGGGATGGTGGGCGGGATCGGCATGGCGCTGTTCGAGGAGGCGGCGTGGGACCCCCGGTTCGGCCGGGTAATGAACGCGAACCTCGCGGAGTACCTGGTGCCGGTGAATGCGGACGTGCCCGCGCTCGAGGCGCTGTTCGTGGCGAGCGACGACAGGCGGTTGAGCGAGCTCGGGAGCAAGGGCCTGGCGGAGCTCGCGATTTGCGGTGTGGCGCCGGCGATCGTGAACGCGGTCTATCACGCCACCGGCAAGCGCGTGCGCGAGCTGCCCGTCACACCGGACAAGCTGGTTTCCTTGCGGCCGCCGATGACGCAGTCGATCACCCCGGCCAATCCCGCGGCGAGCGACATGGGCGTGCCCGGCCGCAATCTCGACCAGCGCCTCGACGAAGCGCTGAAGCAGACGTTTCCCGCGAGCGATCCGGTCGCCGTGCGCATCGAGTAG